One Nodularia sp. LEGE 06071 DNA segment encodes these proteins:
- the lpxD gene encoding UDP-3-O-(3-hydroxymyristoyl)glucosamine N-acyltransferase, protein MKFSEIVSKLAETSPDNCLSTSQDQDPEITGLAALDEAALGDMSYVEGAKFASLVSQTNASVLILPPDQRLQSQAQERGIAWIATPDPRLLFAQAIALFYQPYRPSPEIHPTAVIHPTAKVGHDVYIGPHVVIQQGVEIGHGAIIHPNVVIYPDAKIGDRTTLHANCTIHERTRIGSDCVIHSGAVIGAEGFGFVPTRTGWLKMEQSGYTVLEDYVEVGCNSAIDRPAVGETRVGSHTIIDNMVQIGHGCQIGTGCAIAGQAGLAGGVKVGKRVILAGQSGVSNQVKIGDGAIASAQAGIHHDVAPGEIVSGMPAVPHKLYLKASAIYHRLPEMYQSFKQLQRQLGKK, encoded by the coding sequence ATGAAATTTAGCGAAATTGTCAGTAAACTTGCCGAAACTTCCCCAGATAATTGCCTCAGCACTAGCCAAGATCAAGACCCAGAAATTACAGGTTTAGCTGCTTTAGATGAAGCTGCACTTGGTGATATGAGTTACGTGGAAGGGGCAAAATTCGCGTCTCTTGTCAGCCAGACAAACGCTAGTGTTTTAATCTTGCCTCCAGATCAAAGATTACAGTCACAAGCACAAGAACGCGGTATTGCCTGGATAGCCACGCCTGATCCGCGCCTGTTGTTTGCCCAAGCGATCGCACTTTTTTACCAACCATACCGTCCCAGTCCAGAAATTCATCCGACTGCGGTCATTCATCCCACTGCAAAAGTTGGTCACGATGTTTACATTGGCCCCCATGTAGTAATTCAGCAGGGTGTGGAAATTGGCCATGGTGCAATTATTCATCCCAATGTAGTCATTTATCCAGATGCCAAAATAGGCGATCGCACCACCTTACACGCTAACTGCACTATCCATGAACGTACCCGTATCGGTAGCGATTGCGTCATTCACAGTGGGGCTGTAATCGGTGCAGAAGGCTTTGGTTTTGTGCCTACCCGCACTGGTTGGTTGAAAATGGAACAATCTGGCTACACTGTCTTAGAAGATTATGTAGAAGTTGGCTGTAACAGTGCCATTGACCGCCCAGCCGTGGGAGAAACACGCGTAGGTAGTCATACCATCATCGACAACATGGTGCAAATAGGACACGGGTGTCAAATTGGTACTGGTTGTGCGATCGCGGGTCAGGCTGGATTAGCTGGAGGCGTGAAAGTGGGGAAGCGCGTGATCTTAGCCGGACAGTCAGGAGTTTCCAATCAAGTAAAAATTGGTGATGGTGCGATCGCATCGGCTCAAGCCGGAATTCATCATGATGTCGCACCAGGAGAAATTGTCTCTGGGATGCCAGCCGTGCCTCACAAACTATATCTCAAAGCATCTGCTATTTATCATCGTCTCCCGGAAATGTATCAATCCTTTAAACAATTACAACGCCAGTTAGGGAAAAAGTGA
- a CDS encoding CoB--CoM heterodisulfide reductase iron-sulfur subunit B family protein, with product MLTQTLRYAYYPGCVAQGACRELYQSTQALTQALGIELIELKKAACCGSGTFKEDSQLLEDTVNARNIALAEELNLPLLTHCSTCQGVIGHVNENLKQCQTDNPGYVEQVNGLLQKEGCSPYRGSSEVKHILYALLTDYGLEEITKRVTRKLTGLKCAAFYGCYLLRAQKYMPYDDPFHPEGMENMFRAVGATPIYYRGRTQCCGWPLSSYATNQSFQMAGMHIQDALANGADCIVTPCPLCHLNLDSRQPEVEKVIEKRLGLPILHLPQLIALALGVSPKELGLDRHIVSTQPVLEKLGF from the coding sequence ATGCTAACTCAGACACTCAGATACGCCTATTATCCTGGCTGTGTTGCCCAAGGAGCTTGCCGGGAACTTTACCAATCTACTCAAGCCCTGACTCAAGCATTGGGCATTGAACTGATTGAACTGAAAAAAGCTGCCTGTTGTGGTTCAGGCACTTTTAAAGAAGATTCCCAATTATTAGAAGATACTGTCAACGCCCGAAATATTGCCTTAGCAGAAGAATTAAATCTACCCTTACTGACTCATTGCAGTACTTGTCAAGGTGTAATTGGTCATGTCAACGAAAACCTGAAACAATGTCAAACAGACAACCCCGGCTACGTTGAGCAAGTAAATGGCTTACTGCAAAAAGAAGGGTGTTCACCTTATCGTGGTAGTAGCGAAGTTAAACATATTCTCTATGCTCTGCTCACAGATTATGGTTTAGAGGAAATTACCAAACGTGTGACTCGTAAGTTAACGGGATTAAAATGTGCAGCTTTTTATGGCTGTTATCTGCTCCGCGCTCAAAAATATATGCCCTATGATGACCCCTTCCACCCCGAAGGCATGGAAAATATGTTTCGCGCGGTAGGTGCAACACCAATTTATTACCGTGGTCGCACCCAATGTTGCGGTTGGCCTCTTTCTAGCTACGCCACTAACCAGTCTTTCCAGATGGCTGGGATGCATATTCAAGATGCCTTAGCGAACGGTGCAGACTGTATAGTGACTCCCTGTCCTTTGTGCCATCTGAATTTAGATTCTCGTCAGCCAGAGGTGGAAAAGGTGATTGAGAAACGGTTAGGTTTACCAATCCTGCATTTACCGCAGTTGATCGCTTTAGCGCTAGGAGTTAGCCCCAAGGAACTTGGTTTAGATCGTCACATTGTTTCTACCCAGCCAGTTTTAGAAAAGTTAGGATTTTAG
- the acpP gene encoding acyl carrier protein, translating into MSQAEIFEKVKKIVVDQLSVETDKITPQANFANDLGADSLDTVELVMALEEEFDIEIPDEAAEKITTVQEAVDYINDKVAASA; encoded by the coding sequence ATGAGTCAAGCAGAAATTTTTGAAAAGGTCAAGAAAATTGTTGTCGATCAACTCAGTGTTGAAACCGACAAAATTACACCACAAGCTAATTTTGCTAATGATCTGGGGGCTGATTCCCTCGATACGGTTGAATTAGTTATGGCATTGGAAGAAGAATTTGATATCGAAATTCCCGATGAAGCCGCCGAAAAAATTACGACGGTTCAAGAGGCGGTGGATTACATCAACGATAAAGTTGCTGCATCCGCCTAA
- the fabF gene encoding beta-ketoacyl-ACP synthase II — MTDYKRKRVVVTGVGAITPIGNTPDEYWEGLLSGRNGIGNITFFDASSHDCRIAGEVKNFDPLAYMDRKEAKRMDRFAQFGVSAAKQAVSDAKLVINELNAEQVGVMIGSGVGGLKVMEDQQTIYLNRGPDRCSPFMIPMMIANMAAGLTAIHIGAKGPNSCAVTACAAGSNAIGDAFRQIQNGYAQAMICGGCEAAITPLGLAGFAAARALSTRNDDPAHACRPFDRDRDGFVMGEGGGILVLEELEHALSRGARIYAEMVGYGMTCDAYHMTAPVPGGSGAARAIQLALKDGGITPDMVSYINAHGTSTPANDSTETAAMKTALGDQAYKIAISSTKSMTGHLLGGSGGIEAVATVLAIAHDQIPPTINLENPDPECDLDYVTHTSRAQKVAIALSNSFGFGGHNVTLAFKKYT; from the coding sequence ATGACAGATTATAAACGTAAACGCGTTGTTGTAACTGGTGTTGGCGCGATTACACCGATTGGTAATACACCAGATGAATATTGGGAAGGATTGTTAAGCGGACGCAATGGCATTGGCAACATCACATTTTTTGATGCGTCTAGCCATGATTGTCGCATTGCGGGTGAAGTGAAAAACTTCGACCCCCTCGCTTACATGGATCGCAAAGAAGCCAAGCGTATGGATCGGTTTGCCCAATTTGGGGTATCTGCTGCCAAACAAGCTGTTTCTGATGCAAAGTTAGTCATTAATGAACTAAATGCCGAACAGGTGGGAGTGATGATTGGCTCCGGGGTGGGTGGACTGAAGGTAATGGAAGACCAGCAAACAATCTACCTCAACCGTGGACCTGATCGCTGTAGTCCATTCATGATCCCGATGATGATCGCCAATATGGCGGCTGGATTAACAGCAATTCACATCGGTGCTAAAGGGCCTAATTCCTGTGCTGTGACTGCCTGTGCCGCAGGTTCTAACGCCATTGGGGATGCTTTCCGCCAGATTCAAAATGGTTATGCTCAAGCAATGATTTGCGGCGGATGTGAGGCAGCAATTACACCTTTGGGTTTAGCTGGGTTTGCCGCAGCCCGCGCGCTTTCCACTCGCAATGATGACCCAGCTCATGCTTGCCGTCCTTTCGATCGCGATCGCGATGGATTTGTCATGGGTGAAGGTGGGGGCATTCTCGTCTTAGAAGAGCTAGAACACGCCCTCAGTCGTGGCGCTCGCATTTATGCGGAAATGGTCGGCTATGGTATGACCTGTGACGCTTACCATATGACTGCCCCAGTCCCTGGTGGTTCGGGTGCTGCTAGAGCCATTCAATTGGCGCTCAAAGATGGCGGTATCACTCCAGACATGGTGAGCTACATTAATGCTCATGGTACTAGCACCCCAGCCAATGATTCTACGGAAACTGCGGCGATGAAAACAGCTTTGGGTGATCAAGCCTATAAAATCGCCATCAGTTCCACCAAATCGATGACAGGTCATCTTTTGGGCGGTTCAGGAGGCATTGAAGCAGTCGCCACAGTGTTAGCGATCGCTCATGATCAAATTCCCCCCACGATCAATCTAGAAAATCCTGATCCAGAGTGTGATCTAGATTACGTAACTCATACCAGCCGCGCTCAAAAAGTTGCGATCGCATTATCCAACTCTTTTGGGTTTGGTGGTCACAATGTCACACTAGCCTTTAAGAAGTACACCTAA